From the genome of Acidobacteriota bacterium, one region includes:
- a CDS encoding signal recognition particle protein translates to MFEALQDKFQQAFKNLRGRATLTPEAIDETLREVRLALLEADVNFNVVKALLERVRVRALGEEIAATFTPAQEVVRIVRDELVDILGHDASLLSFSKEYPTVLLMVGLQGSGKTTTSGKLALWLDKKKKRPMLVSTDVYRPAAREQLAVIAQAVGIPCFAGDGINSPVELAMAARKDAADRGHDVLIVDTAGRLHIDEPLMEEVAKLRSALRPSEVLLVADAMVGQDAVKSAQEFHERLGATGVILTKLDGDARGGAALSIRHVTGQPIKFIGVGEKYDALEVFYPDRIVSRILGMGDILSLIEKAEEKIDKKKALEVHQKLQSDSFTLSDFRDQLAQMRSLGPLDQMLGMLPKVGMLKNIGKVQVDEKELLRIEAIINSMTEKERRRHDIINGKRRKRIARGSGTTVQQVNQVLKQYVQMRKMMKTMSTSLLGKQMSRLKLPSGLGGLSS, encoded by the coding sequence ATGTTTGAGGCTCTTCAAGATAAGTTCCAGCAGGCGTTCAAGAACCTTCGGGGAAGGGCCACCCTGACTCCGGAGGCCATTGACGAGACGTTGCGTGAGGTGCGTTTGGCTCTGCTGGAAGCCGACGTTAACTTCAACGTGGTCAAGGCGCTGCTCGAGAGGGTGCGTGTCCGCGCGCTGGGTGAGGAGATTGCCGCGACGTTTACGCCCGCTCAGGAAGTCGTGCGCATCGTACGAGACGAACTTGTTGACATCCTTGGACATGACGCGTCACTGCTGAGTTTTTCAAAAGAATATCCCACCGTCTTGCTGATGGTGGGCCTGCAGGGTTCGGGAAAGACGACCACCTCCGGGAAGCTGGCCCTCTGGCTGGACAAGAAAAAGAAGCGGCCGATGCTGGTTTCGACTGACGTTTACCGCCCGGCGGCGCGGGAACAATTGGCCGTTATCGCCCAGGCTGTTGGCATTCCCTGTTTTGCGGGTGACGGCATCAATTCTCCCGTTGAGCTGGCCATGGCGGCCAGAAAAGATGCCGCCGACCGCGGGCACGACGTCCTGATTGTCGATACTGCCGGCCGGCTGCACATTGACGAACCGTTGATGGAGGAAGTTGCCAAATTGCGTTCCGCCTTGCGCCCCAGCGAGGTCCTGTTGGTTGCCGATGCCATGGTGGGGCAGGACGCCGTAAAAAGTGCGCAGGAATTCCACGAGAGGCTCGGCGCAACGGGCGTCATCCTGACCAAGCTTGATGGAGACGCGCGGGGCGGTGCCGCGCTGAGCATCCGCCATGTGACGGGGCAGCCGATCAAATTCATCGGCGTAGGCGAAAAATACGACGCGCTCGAGGTTTTTTATCCGGACCGCATCGTTTCCCGAATTCTGGGAATGGGCGACATCCTGTCACTGATTGAGAAAGCGGAAGAAAAGATTGATAAGAAAAAGGCACTGGAGGTCCATCAGAAGCTGCAATCGGATTCTTTCACGCTTTCGGACTTCCGCGACCAACTGGCCCAGATGCGTTCCCTCGGCCCGCTGGACCAGATGTTGGGCATGCTGCCGAAGGTGGGCATGCTGAAAAATATCGGCAAGGTCCAGGTGGACGAGAAAGAGCTGCTCCGGATTGAGGCGATCATCAATTCCATGACAGAGAAGGAGCGGCGCCGTCACGACATCATTAACGGGAAACGCCGCAAACGCATTGCGCGCGGCAGCGGGACCACTGTTCAGCAGGTCAATCAGGTGCTCAAACAGTATGTCCAGATGCGGAAGATGATGAAAACTATGAGCACTAGCCTGCTGGGGAAACAGATGAGCCGTCTGAAATTGCCTTCCGGGCTGGGCGGGCTGAGTTCATGA
- the trmD gene encoding tRNA (guanosine(37)-N1)-methyltransferase TrmD — translation MEFDVVTIFPDFFGSILAHGVLKRATAGGQLAVRLHDLRDFTEDRHRTVDDRPFGGGPGMVLKPEPIFRAVESIKSEQPGKDLPVVLLSPQGRLLQQSVVEDLSRHSRITLVCGRYEGMDERVAEGLVTDELSIGDYVLSGGEIAAAVVMECVARLIPGVLGNEESVVQDSFGNQSVSGRRVLDWPHYTRPGEFRGMRVPEVLLSGNHEEIRRWRRRKALEKTWRKRPELLAGFPLDEEDRQVLEDLKQAPRLPVLPRQG, via the coding sequence ATGGAATTTGATGTTGTCACCATTTTCCCGGATTTTTTCGGGAGCATATTGGCCCACGGCGTCTTGAAACGGGCCACGGCCGGCGGCCAGCTTGCGGTCCGCCTGCATGACCTTAGAGATTTTACGGAAGACCGCCACCGGACGGTCGATGATCGTCCGTTTGGCGGCGGGCCGGGAATGGTCCTCAAACCAGAACCCATTTTTCGCGCCGTGGAATCGATAAAGTCAGAACAGCCGGGGAAAGACCTTCCGGTTGTTCTTTTATCCCCCCAGGGCCGGTTATTGCAGCAATCGGTTGTGGAGGACCTGTCGCGGCACTCGCGCATCACGCTCGTCTGCGGGCGGTACGAGGGCATGGATGAGCGCGTGGCAGAGGGGCTGGTGACGGATGAGTTGTCAATAGGCGACTATGTTTTAAGCGGAGGCGAGATCGCCGCAGCCGTGGTGATGGAATGCGTCGCACGGTTAATTCCGGGCGTGCTCGGCAACGAGGAATCGGTTGTTCAGGATTCGTTTGGCAACCAGAGCGTCTCTGGCCGGCGCGTCCTGGATTGGCCGCATTACACCCGCCCCGGAGAGTTCAGAGGGATGCGCGTGCCGGAAGTGCTGCTTTCCGGCAACCACGAAGAAATTCGCCGCTGGCGCCGGCGGAAGGCACTCGAGAAAACCTGGCGGAAAAGACCGGAACTGCTGGCCGGCTTCCCGCTTGACGAGGAGGACCGGCAGGTTCTGGAAGACTTGAAGCAGGCGCCGCGGCTGCCCGTTTTGCCCCGGCAGGGTTGA
- a CDS encoding KH domain-containing protein, whose protein sequence is MKNLIEAIAKALVDNPDQVSVRPVEGEQITVLELRVHPSDLGKVIGKQGRTARSIRTILGAAGMKLKKRFTLEILE, encoded by the coding sequence ATGAAGAATCTCATTGAGGCGATAGCGAAGGCGCTAGTGGATAATCCCGACCAGGTGTCTGTCCGGCCGGTGGAAGGAGAGCAGATCACTGTTCTGGAACTTCGAGTTCATCCCTCGGACCTTGGGAAGGTCATCGGCAAGCAGGGAAGAACCGCACGGTCGATTCGAACCATTCTCGGGGCTGCCGGTATGAAACTCAAGAAGCGTTTCACGCTCGAGATCCTGGAATAG
- the ruvX gene encoding Holliday junction resolvase RuvX: MGYRSARQEGSLPARVLAIDFGLRRIGLAVSDALGITAQGLPTLERTAIRKDIEYIRAVAEEYSVGRIIVGNPIGHSGKATSMSLKAEDFAKRLQGKFTFPVELWDERLTSAEANRMLRSAGLSINKRQHAVDRVAAVLLLQNYLDHHANQLSQTDAGGGDL, translated from the coding sequence ATTGGATACCGCTCCGCCCGACAGGAAGGAAGCTTGCCGGCAAGGGTATTGGCTATCGATTTTGGACTCAGGCGCATTGGTCTGGCCGTCTCTGACGCTCTGGGCATCACCGCCCAGGGACTCCCAACTCTTGAGCGAACCGCCATTCGAAAAGATATTGAATACATACGCGCTGTGGCTGAGGAATATTCCGTCGGGAGAATCATCGTGGGTAACCCCATCGGCCATTCCGGGAAAGCGACATCGATGTCACTCAAGGCCGAAGATTTTGCCAAAAGGTTGCAGGGCAAATTCACCTTCCCTGTGGAGTTGTGGGATGAACGGTTGACCAGCGCGGAGGCCAACCGGATGCTAAGGTCGGCGGGCCTCAGCATCAACAAGCGCCAGCATGCCGTTGATCGAGTGGCGGCTGTTCTGCTCCTCCAGAACTACCTGGACCACCATGCCAACCAGCTCAGCCAGACTGACGCCGGTGGAGGCGACCTTTGA
- a CDS encoding dihydroorotase, with amino-acid sequence MLIRNGRVISPEDHLDGDLDLLIEDGEIREIAQGLIASADESIDARGQIVAPGFVDIHVHLREPGGEISETLESGLRAAVAGGFTAVCPMPNTRPVNDSQELTRRLVTRAEELKLARVFPIAAVTVGSMGERLTDFEALMIAGAVGFSDDGKPVKTSALMKEALEKAKALGVPIIDHCEVPELSAGGVMNEGVYSTSLGLHGISNSAEDGCIARDIEIAEATGGHLHVAHLSTAGGVRMVREAKGRGLKVTCEVTPHHFTLTDEDVTRYGTNAKMNPPLRKADDVEAILQAIHDGVVDAIATDHAPHAKELKSRSMAEAPFGVTGLETALALGLKQLVHSGKISIGQLIALMSSKPASIINKPFGRIRVGGAADLTVFDPDLKWTYRAAAGSSRSHNSPFDGWKFLGAVTATVVEGRIVFRRGIARKGGASLDFSRSAS; translated from the coding sequence TTGCTGATTCGCAATGGACGTGTGATTTCGCCGGAGGATCATCTGGACGGCGATCTGGACCTGTTGATTGAAGACGGCGAGATCCGTGAAATCGCGCAGGGCCTTATCGCCTCTGCTGATGAAAGCATCGATGCCAGGGGGCAGATTGTTGCGCCGGGTTTTGTGGACATTCACGTCCACCTTCGCGAGCCGGGTGGAGAAATTTCAGAAACGCTTGAAAGCGGCCTTCGCGCCGCCGTGGCGGGCGGATTCACGGCCGTGTGTCCCATGCCCAACACTCGCCCCGTGAATGACAGCCAGGAGTTGACGCGCCGCCTTGTCACCCGCGCGGAGGAATTGAAGCTGGCGCGCGTTTTCCCCATCGCGGCGGTCACTGTGGGAAGCATGGGTGAAAGGTTGACGGATTTTGAGGCCCTTATGATTGCCGGGGCGGTGGGGTTTTCCGACGATGGCAAGCCCGTAAAGACAAGCGCCTTAATGAAGGAAGCACTCGAGAAGGCAAAGGCCCTCGGCGTCCCGATTATCGACCATTGTGAAGTGCCGGAGCTGAGCGCCGGCGGAGTCATGAATGAAGGTGTGTACTCGACGTCCCTGGGCCTGCATGGCATCTCAAATAGCGCTGAGGATGGTTGCATTGCCCGTGACATTGAGATTGCCGAAGCGACCGGGGGGCATCTGCACGTGGCGCACCTGTCAACGGCGGGTGGCGTCAGGATGGTGCGTGAAGCCAAAGGCCGGGGGCTGAAGGTAACCTGTGAGGTCACGCCGCACCACTTTACCCTGACCGACGAAGATGTCACGCGTTATGGAACCAATGCCAAAATGAACCCTCCCCTTCGCAAGGCTGACGACGTGGAAGCTATCCTCCAGGCCATTCATGACGGCGTTGTAGATGCGATAGCCACAGACCACGCTCCACACGCGAAGGAATTGAAATCACGGTCCATGGCCGAAGCGCCATTTGGAGTGACCGGACTCGAGACGGCCCTGGCGCTTGGCCTCAAACAACTGGTCCACTCCGGAAAGATCTCGATTGGCCAACTCATCGCCTTGATGAGCTCAAAGCCTGCGAGCATCATCAACAAACCGTTTGGCCGCATCCGGGTGGGAGGCGCCGCAGACCTGACGGTGTTCGATCCGGACCTCAAATGGACCTATCGCGCAGCCGCGGGTTCGTCCAGAAGCCATAATTCCCCCTTCGACGGGTGGAAGTTTCTGGGAGCCGTAACGGCCACTGTGGTCGAGGGGCGGATTGTATTCCGGCGCGGAATCGCGCGGAAAGGTGGGGCGTCACTTGACTTTTCGCGTTCCGCATCCTAA
- the mltG gene encoding endolytic transglycosylase MltG translates to MKKWILALAVIAFIAALSLAAIDIFRPYRGYSGEVIVDIPPGMQAPEVATRLVEKGVLAHRAPFLLIYGAGRWRHHLKAGEYLFNHPLRPLDVYRKIVRGDVYFRTVVIPEGSNRFDIARILQRRLGIDPEDFLRVTQEASLVHDLDPQAPSLEGYLFPDTYRFEFRPSAAHIAMTMLARFREVLHEGFLKDLSHSDENIHQVMTLASLIEKETPDPDERPIIAQVFGLRLQKRMLLQCDPSVAYAAEMVHLPPAPITESDLNRRSPYNTYVHTGLPPGPICNPGKASILAALHPASTDFLYFVSNNHGSHQFARTLPEHQRNVARYRKQAAALRRLSPDKAEISQRPHKK, encoded by the coding sequence TTGAAGAAATGGATCCTGGCGCTGGCTGTCATCGCATTCATTGCGGCCCTTAGCCTGGCGGCTATTGACATTTTCCGGCCTTATCGCGGCTACTCCGGTGAGGTCATCGTGGATATTCCGCCAGGAATGCAGGCGCCGGAAGTTGCGACCCGGCTGGTAGAGAAGGGCGTCCTCGCCCACAGGGCACCGTTCCTTTTGATCTATGGCGCCGGCAGATGGCGCCATCATTTGAAGGCTGGCGAGTACCTCTTCAACCACCCCCTGCGGCCGCTGGATGTCTACCGCAAGATTGTCCGCGGTGACGTCTATTTCCGCACGGTGGTTATTCCTGAAGGTTCCAACCGTTTTGATATCGCGCGAATCCTGCAAAGAAGGCTCGGAATCGACCCTGAAGACTTTCTGCGGGTCACCCAGGAAGCCTCTCTCGTCCATGACCTCGATCCACAGGCGCCATCGCTGGAAGGGTACCTTTTTCCGGACACTTATCGTTTTGAATTCCGCCCCTCGGCAGCACACATCGCAATGACAATGCTGGCGCGTTTTCGGGAAGTTCTGCACGAGGGCTTCCTGAAGGACCTCAGCCATTCAGATGAAAACATCCACCAGGTCATGACGCTCGCATCCTTGATCGAAAAAGAAACGCCCGACCCTGACGAGCGTCCCATTATTGCTCAGGTTTTCGGGTTGCGTTTGCAAAAACGGATGCTTCTGCAGTGTGACCCTTCTGTGGCATACGCCGCCGAAATGGTACATTTGCCGCCAGCGCCAATCACCGAAAGCGACCTGAATCGGAGGTCTCCTTATAACACCTATGTCCACACAGGGCTGCCTCCCGGCCCGATCTGCAATCCCGGGAAAGCCTCCATCCTGGCGGCCCTTCATCCTGCCTCTACGGATTTTCTCTACTTTGTCAGCAACAACCACGGCAGCCACCAATTTGCGAGAACTCTGCCAGAGCACCAGCGCAACGTGGCGCGATATCGTAAACAAGCGGCCGCTCTCAGGCGCCTTTCCCCGGACAAAGCGGAAATATCACAACGCCCGCACAAAAAGTAA
- a CDS encoding 30S ribosomal protein S16 yields MLRIRLARTGANKKPSYRVVVIERERARDGRFVEIVGHYNPRRHPVELVLKRDRVDYWLGKGAQPSETVRSLLMRKSE; encoded by the coding sequence TTGTTAAGAATACGGTTGGCTCGGACGGGAGCTAATAAAAAACCGAGTTACAGAGTTGTTGTGATAGAACGGGAGCGCGCACGTGATGGTAGGTTCGTGGAAATTGTTGGGCATTATAACCCGCGGAGGCATCCTGTTGAGTTGGTCTTGAAACGAGATCGCGTGGATTACTGGCTGGGTAAAGGCGCTCAGCCGTCCGAGACAGTACGGAGCCTTCTGATGAGGAAGTCAGAATAG
- the rimM gene encoding 16S rRNA processing protein RimM, with translation MSDTASQRQVRRGARATEAGGDMHGFIAIARVVRPQGRKGEVLAEILTDFPARFRDLRQAFLDKPGKHPQAVTIEHTWLHKGKVVLKLAGIGSIDDAEALRERLVLVPADERVALSANQYYVWELKGCQVVVETGGMRTPLGTVIEVERTAGADMLYVADGSREVMVPFAEEICKLIDLESRLIVIEPPEDLLDLNRD, from the coding sequence ATGAGTGACACCGCCTCGCAGCGGCAGGTTCGGCGTGGGGCACGCGCCACCGAAGCTGGCGGCGACATGCATGGTTTCATTGCCATTGCGCGTGTCGTGCGTCCGCAGGGTCGCAAAGGGGAAGTGCTGGCGGAAATTCTGACCGATTTTCCCGCCCGCTTCCGGGACCTTCGGCAGGCATTTCTTGACAAGCCCGGCAAACATCCCCAGGCTGTAACCATAGAGCATACCTGGTTGCATAAAGGGAAAGTGGTTCTCAAGCTTGCCGGAATTGGCTCCATCGATGACGCCGAAGCGTTGCGGGAACGGTTGGTGCTGGTTCCGGCGGACGAGAGAGTTGCCCTTTCGGCCAATCAGTATTACGTGTGGGAGCTTAAGGGATGCCAGGTGGTCGTGGAAACCGGCGGAATGAGAACACCGCTGGGGACCGTAATCGAGGTTGAGCGCACGGCCGGAGCGGACATGCTCTACGTTGCGGACGGTTCGCGGGAAGTCATGGTCCCTTTTGCTGAGGAGATCTGCAAACTGATCGACCTTGAGTCCAGGCTGATCGTTATCGAACCGCCGGAAGACCTTCTCGATCTGAATCGCGACTGA
- a CDS encoding orotate phosphoribosyltransferase, which translates to MTEEEILKIFRKYSALLEGHFVLSSGLHSDRYIQCALVLQHPRIAEQLCAELGPKLDGLGAKTVVAPALGGVIVAHEVARALGLRALFTERKDGEMTLRRGFHLEQGEPALVVEDVITTGKSTRETAHCVEEAGGKVVGIGALVDRSGGNVKFDVPKAALVTLDVKTWDPDDCPLCKEGKPAVKPGSRPGSTRPAR; encoded by the coding sequence ATGACTGAAGAAGAAATTCTCAAGATCTTCCGCAAGTATTCCGCCCTGCTTGAAGGGCATTTTGTACTTTCATCAGGGCTTCACAGCGACCGCTATATCCAGTGCGCGCTGGTGCTTCAGCATCCCCGCATCGCCGAACAGCTATGCGCCGAACTCGGGCCCAAACTCGATGGACTTGGTGCAAAGACCGTGGTGGCCCCGGCATTGGGCGGAGTGATCGTCGCGCATGAAGTTGCAAGAGCGCTCGGCCTGAGAGCGTTGTTCACCGAACGCAAGGACGGCGAGATGACCCTGCGCCGGGGTTTCCATCTCGAGCAGGGCGAACCGGCGCTGGTTGTTGAAGACGTCATCACAACCGGCAAGTCCACTCGTGAAACCGCCCATTGCGTCGAGGAGGCGGGCGGCAAGGTGGTGGGCATCGGCGCTTTGGTTGACCGCAGCGGCGGCAATGTTAAGTTTGACGTCCCCAAGGCTGCCCTCGTCACACTCGATGTAAAAACCTGGGACCCGGATGATTGCCCTCTATGCAAGGAGGGCAAGCCTGCCGTGAAACCCGGCAGCCGCCCAGGCTCAACCAGGCCCGCCCGTTAA
- a CDS encoding orotidine-5'-phosphate decarboxylase translates to MQVHVRDKLIVALDFNSAEAAAQMTDKLRGRVGMFKVGMEAFTAEGPMLARYLVDSGEKVFLDLKFLDIPNTVRGACRAAAKMGATLLNVHALGGRKMLRAALDGATEGTTASQPRPLVLAVTILTSLAAEDLDEMGIAGPPESAVLRMAHLAQSQGLDGVVASAREVSALRKECGPNFLIVTPGIRPAGAAANDQSRTATPQAALDSGADYLVVGRPITAAPDPAAAAEAIVKEMQNASTHTRQSS, encoded by the coding sequence ATGCAGGTGCACGTCCGAGACAAACTGATTGTTGCCCTGGATTTCAATTCCGCGGAGGCCGCCGCGCAAATGACGGATAAACTGCGCGGCCGGGTCGGCATGTTCAAAGTGGGGATGGAAGCATTCACTGCCGAAGGCCCGATGCTGGCCCGGTATCTGGTCGATTCCGGCGAAAAGGTTTTTCTCGACCTTAAATTCCTTGATATTCCCAACACCGTGCGTGGCGCCTGCCGGGCCGCAGCAAAGATGGGGGCCACGCTGCTGAACGTCCACGCGCTGGGCGGAAGAAAAATGCTTCGTGCTGCACTTGATGGGGCCACGGAAGGGACAACCGCAAGCCAACCCCGTCCGCTGGTGCTGGCCGTAACCATCCTCACCAGCCTGGCAGCCGAAGACCTGGATGAAATGGGCATTGCCGGACCGCCTGAGAGCGCTGTTCTTCGCATGGCTCACTTAGCCCAGTCGCAGGGACTGGATGGCGTGGTAGCATCCGCAAGAGAAGTCTCCGCTCTGCGCAAGGAGTGCGGACCGAATTTCCTGATTGTGACTCCGGGCATTCGGCCCGCGGGCGCTGCTGCGAACGACCAGTCGAGAACCGCGACACCGCAGGCTGCTCTCGACTCAGGAGCGGATTACCTGGTTGTCGGCCGCCCCATAACGGCGGCCCCGGACCCGGCTGCAGCGGCAGAAGCAATCGTGAAAGAAATGCAAAATGCTTCCACGCACACCCGGCAATCTTCATAG
- a CDS encoding heavy metal translocating P-type ATPase — MIGGKNNVRHTNPPRAAQAPKKSHIRTENAIAIIAITGIAAHLVLRFLVKSPQLSYDVPLFAALILGGTPLVYDLGVKTYRREFGSDLLAGISIVVSVILGEYLAGTLVVLMLSGGNVLEAYAVRSASSVLEALAKRVPSVAHRKQGSAITDVPLDKIRPGDVLTVFPHEICPVDGVVIAGEGIMDESYLTGEPFEISKTPGAQVLSGAINGASALTIQAEKLAIDSRYARIMGVMKRAQENRPRIRRLGDQLGAYYTPIAVAVAIIAWASSGDAVRFLAVLVVATPCPLLIAIPVSIIGSISLAARRGIVVKDPSVLEQLDTCRTIIFDKTGTLTYGLPHLTQQIVAPGFDKTEVLQLVASVEQYSKHPLARAILNAARESGLGLDHASEISEAPGGGLRGMVRGRAIRITSRPVLLKELGIPESIFPLITGGLTCEIALDGIYAATYVFHDAPRTESKPFIQHLGKKHGFDRLMLVSGDRESEVKYLADLVGVKEVYASQSPEEKVELVRKATQEAKTLFLGDGINDAPALMTASIGIAFGHNSDITTESAGAVIMDTSLEKVDEFFHIARRMRTIALQSAIGGMVLSMIGMVFAAAGYLPPVAGAICQEAIDLLAILNAIRAAFEPRSLIDF; from the coding sequence ATGATAGGCGGTAAGAATAACGTGAGACACACAAACCCCCCAAGGGCTGCCCAGGCCCCCAAAAAGAGCCACATTCGGACCGAGAACGCCATTGCCATCATTGCAATCACGGGAATTGCTGCCCATCTTGTGCTACGGTTTCTAGTAAAGTCGCCGCAACTCTCTTACGACGTTCCTCTGTTTGCAGCCCTTATCCTCGGCGGCACACCTCTCGTATACGACCTCGGCGTCAAAACCTATCGAAGGGAATTCGGCTCGGACCTGCTGGCGGGCATCTCCATCGTCGTATCCGTCATCCTGGGTGAATACCTTGCCGGTACGCTGGTGGTCCTGATGCTTTCCGGCGGAAACGTTCTGGAGGCCTATGCGGTCCGCAGCGCGTCTTCGGTGCTGGAAGCCCTCGCCAAACGCGTCCCCAGCGTTGCGCACAGAAAGCAAGGCAGCGCCATCACGGACGTTCCGCTTGATAAAATTCGGCCTGGCGACGTATTGACGGTTTTTCCTCATGAAATCTGCCCGGTTGATGGCGTTGTGATTGCCGGCGAAGGAATCATGGATGAGTCGTACCTGACGGGCGAACCGTTCGAAATATCCAAGACGCCCGGCGCGCAAGTCTTGTCCGGGGCGATAAACGGCGCATCGGCACTCACCATACAGGCGGAAAAGCTGGCCATTGACTCCCGTTATGCCCGAATTATGGGGGTGATGAAGAGGGCGCAAGAAAACCGCCCCCGCATCCGCCGCCTGGGTGACCAGCTTGGCGCATACTACACGCCCATCGCCGTGGCAGTGGCGATCATAGCCTGGGCTTCGAGCGGAGACGCCGTGCGGTTCCTTGCGGTCCTGGTTGTCGCAACGCCCTGCCCTTTGCTGATTGCCATTCCGGTGAGCATCATCGGTTCCATCTCACTGGCAGCCCGCCGCGGCATTGTAGTAAAAGACCCTTCGGTCCTTGAGCAGCTCGACACCTGCCGGACTATCATTTTTGACAAGACTGGAACGCTCACTTACGGCCTCCCCCACCTGACGCAGCAAATTGTTGCGCCTGGTTTTGACAAAACGGAGGTCCTGCAGCTTGTCGCAAGCGTCGAGCAGTATTCCAAGCATCCTCTCGCACGGGCTATTCTCAATGCCGCGCGAGAATCAGGCCTTGGACTTGACCACGCCAGCGAGATCAGCGAAGCTCCCGGCGGCGGCCTCCGCGGGATGGTCCGTGGCAGGGCCATTCGCATCACCAGCCGCCCAGTCCTTCTCAAAGAGTTGGGAATACCCGAATCGATTTTTCCGCTGATTACGGGCGGCCTGACCTGCGAGATCGCGCTTGACGGCATTTACGCCGCGACATACGTTTTCCATGATGCCCCGAGGACTGAAAGCAAGCCTTTTATTCAACATCTCGGCAAGAAGCACGGATTTGACAGGCTGATGCTTGTTTCAGGCGATCGGGAGAGCGAAGTCAAATACCTGGCAGATCTTGTCGGCGTAAAAGAGGTTTACGCATCGCAAAGCCCAGAAGAAAAGGTCGAACTGGTCCGCAAGGCCACGCAGGAGGCCAAGACGCTATTCCTCGGCGATGGTATCAATGACGCGCCCGCTCTCATGACTGCATCCATCGGGATTGCTTTCGGGCATAACAGCGACATCACCACGGAATCCGCGGGCGCCGTGATCATGGACACATCGCTCGAAAAAGTGGATGAGTTTTTCCACATAGCAAGGCGGATGCGCACCATCGCACTACAGAGCGCTATCGGGGGCATGGTTTTGAGTATGATTGGGATGGTCTTTGCAGCCGCGGGCTACCTGCCGCCGGTTGCAGGAGCAATCTGCCAGGAAGCCATCGATCTTCTCGCTATCCTCAATGCTATTCGAGCGGCTTTTGAGCCCAGGAGTCTGATTGACTTTTGA
- a CDS encoding 50S ribosomal protein L19 — MSILEKIEQEQMKKDLPHFHAGDTVRVHVKIREGDKERIQVFEGIVMGQHRAQNHSTFTVRKISFGHGVERIFPLHSPVIEKIERVKSGRVRRAKLGYLRGRRGKAARIRESRTERGG, encoded by the coding sequence ATGAGTATCCTTGAGAAGATCGAGCAGGAACAAATGAAGAAGGACCTTCCGCACTTTCACGCTGGTGACACAGTGCGCGTCCACGTGAAGATCAGGGAAGGGGACAAGGAGAGAATCCAGGTGTTTGAAGGCATCGTTATGGGACAACACCGCGCCCAGAACCACTCCACCTTTACCGTTCGAAAAATTTCATTCGGCCATGGCGTCGAGCGGATTTTCCCCTTGCACTCGCCAGTCATCGAAAAGATTGAGCGGGTCAAGTCAGGCCGGGTACGCCGTGCCAAGCTGGGTTACCTGCGCGGGCGCCGTGGCAAGGCTGCGCGCATCCGCGAGTCCCGTACGGAGCGCGGCGGTTAA
- a CDS encoding ribonuclease HII encodes MPRLCTPRDLKCSPRLESCLLRRGVRFVAGTDEAGRGSLLGPLYVAAVILDAAQPIPGLNDSKKLSSQVRFGFAEEIRQKAVSWQVITVPAREVDDLNVYEATRQAMIRALLALNPLPEFVLADAMPLQNGRRPAFSIPYWPLIHGDARSVSIAAASILAKVARDEHLDQLDRQYPQYGLARNKGYGTRDHLEALACYGPCPEHRRTYQPVKDLLSPRLPFGPA; translated from the coding sequence ATGCCGCGACTCTGTACTCCGAGAGACTTGAAATGTTCCCCACGGCTTGAATCCTGCCTGCTCCGCCGGGGAGTGAGGTTCGTTGCAGGGACGGATGAGGCCGGGCGCGGGTCTTTGCTGGGCCCTTTATACGTTGCGGCCGTGATTCTGGACGCGGCCCAGCCCATTCCGGGGCTGAATGATTCAAAGAAGCTTTCCTCGCAGGTGCGCTTCGGCTTTGCTGAAGAAATCCGCCAAAAGGCGGTCTCCTGGCAGGTGATTACCGTGCCGGCGAGAGAAGTAGACGACCTGAATGTATACGAGGCCACGCGGCAGGCCATGATCCGTGCGCTGCTGGCGCTCAACCCATTGCCGGAGTTCGTTCTGGCGGACGCCATGCCGTTGCAAAACGGCCGCCGGCCGGCCTTCTCCATCCCTTACTGGCCGCTCATCCACGGTGACGCGCGCTCGGTTTCGATTGCGGCCGCCTCCATCCTGGCCAAAGTCGCCCGCGACGAACATCTGGACCAGCTTGACCGGCAATATCCCCAATATGGCCTGGCGCGGAACAAAGGCTATGGAACGCGGGACCACCTCGAAGCCCTGGCCTGCTATGGGCCCTGCCCTGAACACCGCCGCACCTATCAGCCTGTAAAGGACCTCCTTTCACCCCGTTTGCCATTCGGCCCGGCTTGA